In Phacochoerus africanus isolate WHEZ1 chromosome 2, ROS_Pafr_v1, whole genome shotgun sequence, one DNA window encodes the following:
- the LOC125120812 gene encoding uncharacterized protein LOC125120812: protein MEKQLWGPLGGAGVEVEVSARAQLSKSSGAWGAETTGQGNAEERARTLFRLLRTSASLFFSGSRRSRSPLTSSYSRAAAAAPSSFPLPLLLRARRAAPHPDQSGSLLAVGEKGRQAQVSSIFPEHLKIRIGGGEHLAWQDSRSGYRFPLRRENHPSLLALFPEVEEETAQLHSEYEDQLSEMGQEKRHQRSPKKVRRRVPWWLSKLRIQRCHCCGSGHRGSGCCSDH, encoded by the exons ATGGAAAAACAACTTTGGGGCCCCCTGGGGGGTGCCGGCGTGGAGGTGGAGGTGTCCGCTAGGGCCCAGCTGTCAAAAAGCAGTGGGGCGTGGGGGGCAGAGACGACTGGGCAGGGAAACGCCGAGGAAAGGGCGCGAACTTTATTTCGACTGCTGCGAACCTCGGCGTCGCTTTTCTTTTCGGGCAGTCGCCGGTCTCGGTCCCCTTTGACCAGTTCCTACTcgcgagccgccgccgccgccccctcctcctttccccttcccctcctccttcgtGCCCGTCGTGCTGCCCCGCACCCGGATCAGTCCGGGTCCCTGCTCGCTGTCGGGGAGAAG GGAAGGCAGGCACAGGTTTCGAGCATATTCCCTGAACACTTGAAAATCAGAATCGGCGGAGGCGAACACTTGGCTTGGCAGGACAGCAGGTCTGGTTACCGGTTTCCACTGAGAAGAGAAAATCATCCCTCCTTGCTTGCTCTCTTCCCCGAAGTAGAGGAAGAGACTGCCCAATTGCATTCAGAG TACGAAGATCAACTCAGTGAGATGGGGCAAGAGAAGCGCCATCAACGAAGCCCAAAGAAAGTTCgtagaagagttccctggtggctcagcaagttaaggatccagcgttgtcactgctgtggctcaggtcaccgtggttcaggttgctgcagtgATCATTGA